The following DNA comes from Hordeum vulgare subsp. vulgare chromosome 3H, MorexV3_pseudomolecules_assembly, whole genome shotgun sequence.
GAGGGAAGGAGTGGGCAGTCTTCGGCATGGCATGGAGGGGACGGGAGAGATGGCGGCGACGATGTTGTGGTGTTGAGATGATGCAACGACAATCGGTGGCTGGGTAAAAATAAGGAGCTTATACGTTGACATTAATGTCACATAGCATGACAGGTCATTTCTAAAAAAAATACCAGCCAAATGATCTATATATAGCCTACAATTTAAAAGGATGCGACTCACATTGTACCATGTAATGAAGTTGGAAGACAACATTCCTCACATTATACAAAAAATATCTTTAAAACATCAATCTGATTTTAGTTTGTAAGAGATAATTAGTTGGATCATTAAAGTAGATTTCAATTATTTCTTAGTGTTATATAATATAATTTCTATGCATACAAATATTTTCATGCATTGTAATTATATTTGCAATTGataaaaaaatattcatgatccGTGGGAACGCCCGGACATTATACTAGCACGGGCATTATCCTAGTACGACTAAAAGATCAAACAACCAAAGCTTCCTGAGCCATGAGAACTATTTACATCACAACATGGCCATGAGAACGATTTACATGCACGTTTACTTCAGCTAAATCTTGTCGATGGACTGAGAAAGGGTGACGACTGTCTCTACAGCACGGCCACTGCAGGGAACTCATCGTCGGTATCGGCGGCATCCGCCTCTCGCAGCGCCCGTGAGATGGCCCTCACCGTCGCCGGGGCCGTCCTGCAGCACCCTCCCACCAGCGAAGCTCCCGCCTGCCTCCACTTGCCGACGCACGACACGAAGTCCGTCCCCggcgcaccaccaccaccagcaccagcaccagccgaGTCCTGCAACGCACGCACCAACGAACGGTCCGTGATTTTGCAAACCAACATGATCGAGGAAATCTATCTGCAGCTGCTGCCATGAGATGGATCGAGCACTCACCACCCACTCCTTGGTCTCGGCCACGTACGTCTCCCCGGTGTTGGGGTACACCACGATCGGCTTGCTCGTCACCTGCAAGCACAACAGGCGCTCACGAGTAAGTTAGCAAAAGTAcacgtgaactggcatgcagtacGCAGGGTGAGACGCGGCCGAACGCATTCACCTTGCTGATGGAGAGGATCAGGCCATTGATCAGCCTTGGAACGGTGCAGTTTATCCCGACGGCGGCCACCCTCCTGCAGGAGTCGGCGACGGCGGCGCACTCGGTGATGGGGTCACCGCTCGCCGCGCTGGCCCCGTCCTTGGAGGTGAAGGAGAACCAGGCGGGAATCCTGATGTCGTTCTCCTCCAGCAGCTCAGCGTAAGCCTGCAATTTTGCAACCAAGGAGCTGATCGGTTCATCACGGCGTGCTCACAATTAGTGACTAGTAGTAGTAGCTAGTAAAGCATGCGTGCCTGTGCTTCCAGCTTATTTGGGATGGTCTCGAAGGCGATGAGATCCGGCCCTGCGTCCGCCAGCACCTGGAGCCGCCTCCTGTGGAAGTTCTTGAGCGCTTCCTTGGTGACGGATCTGCCATAATCCCCACTACGTGCACACATACATAAACATCAATCATGTTTGGTAAGAGAGAAGAATGGACGGTGTCTGGTGGGATTGGGATTGATCGGTACGTGTACTCGGAGCCGTCCGCGAGGTACGCCCCGTAGCTCCCGACGGAGGCCGCCACCAGCACGGGCCGGCGCGCTCCGGACGCCACGGCGTCCTTCTCATCACGCGCGGCGTAGGGGCCTTTCGACCGGCCTTCCACGAAGATGGCGCGCGCCTCCTGCGCGATCTGCACGCTCCGCCGGAGCAGCGCCTCGCCCTGCTCCCTCGACACGCCTCGTGACTGGAAACCCTGCAGCGTGGCCTGCCACCCGGTGCGCGCACGCGCACCGCGTCATCGCGCGTGCaccagaaacagagagagagagagagcgtttGCTTGGACGGGAAAGAAACGGAGGAAACGTGGGCATGCGCGTACCTGATAGGACGCCGTGGTTATGATGTTGGCGCCGGCCTCGAGGTAGTCGAGATGGACCTTGCGGATGAGGTGGGGAGCGGAGACGAGGCACCGGGCGCTCCAGAGCTCGTCCTGCAAGTCCGCGCCGTGCGCCTCCAGCTCCGTGCCCAGGGCCCCGTCCACCACCAGCCACCCGCCCGCTTCCCGCAGCCACCGCCGCAGCGCGTCGTCGTGCCCGTCGCCACGCCCCATGGCAGCCGGCCGATGTCGTTCAGCACCTAGCTTAGCTAGCACGCACGCCGAGCACGTATACCGGTATACAAGAACGCAGGATATCGAGAAGGTGATTGCAGGTAGTGGTACGCGGAGATGACGATCGGCCGCGGTGGAGCTTTTAAGACCGGGTCGGGACGGTCCGGAGGCCTTGGACTGCGGCACGTAGTATGCTACGGCGGCGGCCGGGACAGCACGCGGCCACCGCTCCAAGCAGCCACACCGATAGGCGGGGCGATACGTGTCGCTGTAGCTGTTTCACGTCTTGCGTGCATGCGCGCGGCCGTGTCGGCGTGTCGTAGCATGCGCGTGCCGCACggattagagcaactctagcatatTGCCGTCCCGCTTCATTGTGGTATGAATCTGTTCGTTATACTGATATGATTAAAAATAAATAGATAAAAGTATCTTAAAGAAAAACTCTAGCACACACCCGTATATTGCCATCCCAAAAACAGTTTACAGCTCCTCCCAGAACCGATTTGTTGTACTAAAAAAAAGCTCTAGCACACGCCTGtatattgccattgcaaaaaATAGTTTACAGCTCCTACGCCCACACGTATTTATAATTTATCCACACGCATTGATTCACGTTGATTCTATTTTATATGAATTTAAAAAAATCTATTAAAATTTCAATGTCACGTAGGCATCATCGCGTGCATTTGTATTGAAGAGCTTATCCACACGTAGTGCGCGGTAAACAACTGTGGTGTGTAGGCAAATCAGTTTCTACCAACGGTCATCACCTAATCCACACGCGTGTTCACGAACTGCTTTTCACCCACACGATGCTCGTacgttgctagatagcaactacaGTTATGCGTACGTGACAATTAGGTAAACTCACATGGTAACTATGATTCATTGCTAAATAGCAACTGTAGTTATGCATTCTAATGTTAGTTCACATACGATTCGTGTGGATTGTCTCCTGCGTACACCACAAATTGTATATGGATGAATGTCTAATATGTCACATATGTGGTGAACATATGTGGTGAATATCGGACCCTTTTTTTTCACTTGCACAGGTGCACACGGGGTTGCAAAAGGCACCTATGTTTCTGCAGTGAATTAACGGAAATGATTTCATTATTTCTTAACGATTGAGAAATAACTATTTCTAAGTTGTGACACCGAAAACCATTTGACCCGAGCAACACCCATGATAGTTCATATACAAAACAAAACTGCTTACACACtcgttttccttttccttttcaggTAAGCTGCCTATTCTGCTCAGTAGGGCATCCTATATAATGGTGGTTTTTTCCTTGCTAGCTGACCGCATGCTCCCCTAAATTGCAGAAATGCTAGAGAAGTCAACAAGTAGAATCCAGAAAAGCATGCGAGTTATCACTGCAAGCCAAAAAAAAAAGTTACTACAGTCTAAATATTGTAGATATCAATTATCCATAAAAATATATtgtatcccaaaataagtgtcgttgatCTAGTATAAAATTTGTACTAACGTAGTACTAAATCCgcaacacttattttgggacggaggcagTAGAATATACGACGATGAAGGCCTAGAGGGAAAACTCACGTCGTAGTACAAAGTTTGCTGATGAAACTTCCATGCCGTTCAACATTAGATCAGTTTTCGCAAATGATGCATGTTACTGCAGGTTCAGGAGTTTAATGCTTTCTGACAATCAACCTGTGTGCAACCCAAAAAACATTATGAGGTGCACACTCATCCAGCAAAGTTTATTAACAACAGAAATGTTAGATAATTAAGGAAGAGTGGGAGCTTGGCAAACTTAAGCAGACACTAATTATAAATCAATAACAACACAGGCAAAATAATAAGAACGGCATTCGAGCACCAGTACTAAGTACTAACTGGGTGGTACCGTCGTACCGATGTTCCAGCAAGGAGATGCATTTGGATGAAATGCCCTATAATGCCCCCAAGTGTCAATTATGAAGTAAATAAAAGAATAAAATGTTGCAGAAGCAGCaccaaataaaaatatttttaaatcaAAACCAAATGAAATGATCTGGAAATTAGAGAAATACCGAAGTTGAAGTCTTCGTCAGCTCCCTGATGGCCATTGTAGCATAAGATGATGTCGGTAGAGTAAAACTCAATTTTACGGCAAGCTCTGGTAACAGATCTGAGCTGCCAGTAGATTCGGTCTCTGCTAGGATGGTTGCTCCAGAGGTGTCCAATGAACCATCATGTGACGCCCTGGTAGATAATAGTTCATTTACTTCAGATGGCTTGGCTTTGGATAGAACATCCAAGTCAGTCTCCACTAAGTGTATTTTGTCATCTGTGTAAGTCACGACGTCCCTGCAGTATTAAGAAACGGTTTAGCTGAGAAGTACAAGGTATCCTGCAAAAGTGCAAAGAATGATTCAGTTGGCAAAGGAGTGGCTAtattgcaatatgctgatgatagtaCTATATTATTTATACAAGATGGTCTGGACAGTGCTAGAAATCTCAAGCTGTTACTGTATCTCTTTGAGCAGATGTCAGGATTGAAAATCAATTTTCTGAGAAGTGAGATGTTTATGGTGTTACAGGATGATGAGAAAGGGCAAAGTATGCTCATCTTTTCAATTGTCAGTTGTGTTCTTGGCCTATTAAGTATTTGGGGTACCTGCTTGTGGAAGCAGATTGCATGTAGCTGACTGGAACTGAAGATAAGATTTATAAGATTATGGGTGATTGGGAAGCCGATAATCTTTCCCTTGGTGATAGAGTATCCCAACCTATCATGCCTGTCAAACCAGCATCCCAACCTATCATTTCTCCATGTATAGATTCCCAAACACTAAGATGGCATGTGATCTGTAGGCCAAAGGGAAAAGGCAGGTTAGGcattcaccatcaccaccaccagcaacaatCTAAGAAGAATCATCTTTCAAGTGAAAATGCTTGTCGACAATATGTAAAAGGAAAGATGGAGAAACTAACAGGGAGCATCAAAACAATGTGTTGATCTGGAATTGTTATTGGATCACTAATCACTTGAAAAACAATTCATCTATGCATTTGAAATTTGAGAAAATAAATTATGTTATTTGTAGTATTACGTAAGATACGACTATGCATACCTAGTTGTTTTGCATGGCCGAAACATCAAGAATTAAAATTAGAAAAATGATAATTAAAGTAATTATTGTCAAGGAGAGAATGGGGGTTTCTTCATTTACAGTTAAGTGTATGTTTAAGAAATAATTTGATAATCTAGACCGAGAGAAACAAATATCATTTGTAAAAAGTATAAAGTTGACCAAAAGATAACTATTTTAAAAAAGAGGTAGCTGTAAATCACATGAAAAAAATAAGTGAACTAAAAGTGAGCAGCTTTGCTACTGGCCTACTTGCAACTGCATACATTGTAAAAAAAGGTAAACTAAATGACCATCTAAATTTAAACTGACTTGCTTATTGGCTAACTAGCTTTACAATAGATCAGTGTATTTTGTACTACAAAAT
Coding sequences within:
- the LOC123444533 gene encoding homocysteine S-methyltransferase 4-like: MGRGDGHDDALRRWLREAGGWLVVDGALGTELEAHGADLQDELWSARCLVSAPHLIRKVHLDYLEAGANIITTASYQATLQGFQSRGVSREQGEALLRRSVQIAQEARAIFVEGRSKGPYAARDEKDAVASGARRPVLVAASVGSYGAYLADGSEYTGDYGRSVTKEALKNFHRRRLQVLADAGPDLIAFETIPNKLEAQAYAELLEENDIRIPAWFSFTSKDGASAASGDPITECAAVADSCRRVAAVGINCTVPRLINGLILSISKVTSKPIVVYPNTGETYVAETKEWVDSAGAGAGGGGAPGTDFVSCVGKWRQAGASLVGGCCRTAPATVRAISRALREADAADTDDEFPAVAVL